One part of the Bacillota bacterium genome encodes these proteins:
- the purQ gene encoding phosphoribosylformylglycinamidine synthase subunit PurQ: MKFGVVVFPGSNCDTDAYYAVRDGLRAPVDYIWHESKDVAGYDCLVLPGGFAYGDYLRAGAIARFSPVMEAVERFARAGGLVLGICNGFQVLLECGLLPGAMLRNDSLQFRCMYVNLRVENPSTAFTNRLCAGQVLRIPIAHGEGNYYADERTVDLLETKGRVLFRYCEPDGEVTRASNPNGAVRNIAGILNEEGNVAGMMPHPERAYQAALGSADGLEVFRSIASFIQGPRRAAAAGGGRA, from the coding sequence GTGAAGTTTGGGGTTGTGGTGTTCCCCGGCTCGAATTGCGACACCGACGCGTACTACGCGGTCAGGGACGGCTTACGGGCGCCGGTTGACTACATCTGGCACGAGAGTAAGGACGTGGCCGGCTACGACTGCCTGGTGCTGCCAGGCGGCTTCGCGTACGGGGACTATCTCCGCGCAGGCGCCATCGCGCGCTTCTCCCCCGTCATGGAGGCGGTAGAGAGGTTCGCACGCGCAGGCGGCCTGGTGCTCGGTATCTGCAATGGATTCCAGGTGTTGCTCGAATGCGGGCTTCTTCCCGGCGCGATGCTCAGGAACGATAGCCTGCAGTTCAGGTGCATGTATGTCAATCTCAGGGTCGAGAATCCCTCGACGGCGTTCACCAACCGGCTTTGCGCCGGGCAGGTCCTGAGGATACCCATCGCTCACGGGGAAGGCAACTACTACGCGGACGAGCGGACGGTAGACCTGCTGGAGACGAAGGGCCGCGTGTTGTTCCGGTACTGCGAGCCGGACGGGGAGGTCACGCGGGCGTCGAACCCAAACGGTGCGGTGCGGAACATAGCGGGGATATTGAACGAAGAAGGCAACGTGGCCGGAATGATGCCCCACCCCGAACGCGCGTACCAGGCGGCGCTCGGGTCGGCTGACGGCCTTGAGGTCTTCCGGTCGATAGCGTCGTTCATCCAAGGGCCGCGGCGGGCGGCCGCGGCGGGGGGTGGGCGCGCATGA
- the purS gene encoding phosphoribosylformylglycinamidine synthase subunit PurS, translating into MNCTAAVKVMLKKTVLDPQGAAIGGGLRSMGFDAVTDVRVGKSMEVTLAGVTSMEEAARLIDEMCRKLLANPVIEEYTFEVFEAGGSEGECDCTGGTRPAAAAGGARKGASEA; encoded by the coding sequence ATGAACTGCACCGCGGCCGTAAAGGTCATGTTGAAGAAGACGGTGCTGGACCCGCAGGGGGCCGCGATCGGGGGCGGCCTGCGCTCGATGGGGTTCGACGCCGTGACGGACGTCCGGGTCGGCAAGAGCATGGAGGTCACCCTCGCCGGCGTTACTTCGATGGAAGAGGCCGCAAGGCTGATCGACGAGATGTGCAGGAAGCTCCTGGCCAATCCGGTCATCGAAGAATACACCTTCGAAGTGTTCGAGGCCGGGGGGAGCGAGGGCGAATGCGATTGTACGGGTGGCACACGGCCCGCGGCAGCGGCCGGCGGCGCACGTAAGGGGGCTTCCGAGGCGTGA
- a CDS encoding phosphoribosylaminoimidazolesuccinocarboxamide synthase — protein sequence MAKRERLYEGKAKIVYSTDDPDRIIVFFKDAATAFNGQKKGTILGKGAANARISTVFFEVLEKAGVPTHFIGLQSDNEMVVKPLEIIPVEVVVRNVIAGSLAKRLGKPEGASLRTPVLEFYYKSDELGDPMINEYHVYAVGMASEAEMREISRMALKVNEVLREFLAPKKMDLIDFKLEFGRYHGSVILGDEISPDTCRFWDTDTGEKLDKDRFRRDLGRVEEAYQEVLRRITPA from the coding sequence ATAGCGAAGAGGGAGAGGCTGTACGAGGGAAAGGCGAAAATCGTTTACTCTACCGACGACCCGGACCGGATTATCGTGTTCTTCAAGGATGCCGCCACCGCCTTCAACGGCCAGAAGAAAGGGACCATCCTGGGGAAAGGCGCGGCTAACGCGCGCATATCCACGGTGTTTTTCGAGGTGCTCGAGAAGGCGGGCGTGCCGACCCACTTCATTGGCCTCCAGAGCGACAACGAGATGGTCGTCAAGCCCCTGGAGATCATCCCCGTCGAGGTTGTCGTGAGGAACGTCATCGCCGGTAGCCTCGCCAAGCGCCTCGGCAAACCCGAAGGGGCAAGCCTTAGAACGCCGGTGCTGGAGTTCTACTACAAGAGCGACGAGCTCGGCGACCCGATGATAAACGAGTACCACGTGTACGCGGTCGGGATGGCCAGCGAGGCCGAGATGAGGGAGATATCGCGGATGGCACTGAAGGTGAACGAGGTGCTCCGCGAGTTCCTCGCGCCGAAGAAGATGGACCTCATCGACTTCAAGCTGGAGTTCGGGCGATATCACGGGAGCGTAATCCTGGGTGATGAGATCTCCCCGGATACGTGCAGGTTCTGGGATACCGACACGGGTGAGAAGCTCGACAAGGACAGGTTCCGCAGGGACCTCGGGCGCGTCGAAGAGGCCTACCAGGAGGTACTGAGGAGGATAACCCCGGCATGA
- a CDS encoding adenylosuccinate lyase — MIPRYSRPGMAAIWSEDNKYDTWLKVEILACEAWSKLGEVPEEAVEEIRSRARIDAARIAEIESRVRHDVIAFVTQVAESVGEAGKWVHFGMTSYDVVDTALSYLMVRAADIILDDLEALRKVVADQAHRHKETPMIGRTHGVHAEPITFGMKMALWYAELGRCIERVQRAREVAGYGRIAGAVGTFAHVDPFVERYVCEKMGLMPAPVSTQVLQRDRHAEYVLQMALVASSLEKFATEIRHLQRTEVLEAEEPFREGQKGSSAMPHKRNPITCEQICGLSRVMRGNAMAALENINLWHERDISNSSVERIILPDTTILLDYMIAKFTGIVKDLRVYPTKMMANLELTGGLVFSQRVMLTLVEKGMPRDKAYTLVQGLAMKAWEEGLNFKSLVSNNPGITAVLSEAELEDAFDYRRQLGRIGEIFDRVGL, encoded by the coding sequence ATGATACCGAGATACTCGCGGCCGGGAATGGCCGCGATATGGTCCGAGGACAACAAGTACGACACCTGGCTGAAGGTGGAGATCCTCGCCTGCGAGGCATGGTCGAAACTGGGGGAAGTCCCGGAGGAGGCCGTAGAGGAGATCAGATCCAGGGCCAGGATAGACGCGGCGCGGATCGCCGAGATCGAGTCGCGGGTGCGCCACGACGTCATCGCCTTCGTCACCCAGGTTGCCGAGAGCGTGGGCGAAGCGGGCAAGTGGGTGCATTTCGGGATGACCTCGTACGACGTCGTCGACACGGCGCTGTCGTACCTGATGGTCCGGGCTGCCGATATCATCCTCGACGACCTGGAGGCGCTTCGAAAAGTCGTCGCCGACCAGGCTCACCGTCACAAGGAAACCCCCATGATCGGCCGCACCCACGGCGTGCACGCGGAGCCCATAACGTTCGGCATGAAGATGGCGCTGTGGTACGCGGAGCTCGGCCGGTGTATCGAGCGGGTCCAGAGGGCGCGCGAGGTCGCCGGCTACGGCCGCATCGCGGGGGCGGTCGGGACATTCGCCCACGTGGATCCCTTCGTTGAGCGATATGTCTGCGAGAAGATGGGCCTCATGCCGGCGCCTGTTTCCACTCAAGTACTCCAGAGGGACAGGCACGCCGAATACGTCCTCCAGATGGCGCTCGTGGCGTCGTCGCTCGAGAAGTTCGCAACCGAGATACGCCACCTGCAGCGTACCGAAGTGCTCGAGGCCGAAGAGCCGTTCCGGGAGGGACAGAAAGGCTCGTCCGCCATGCCCCACAAGAGGAACCCGATCACCTGCGAACAGATCTGCGGTCTTTCACGGGTTATGCGCGGAAACGCAATGGCCGCTCTGGAGAACATCAACCTCTGGCACGAGCGGGACATCTCCAACTCGTCGGTGGAGCGCATCATCCTGCCCGATACGACGATCCTTCTCGACTATATGATCGCCAAGTTCACCGGGATAGTGAAAGACCTGCGTGTCTACCCCACAAAGATGATGGCGAACCTGGAACTAACCGGCGGACTGGTTTTCTCACAGCGGGTCATGCTCACGCTGGTGGAGAAAGGCATGCCGAGAGACAAGGCGTACACGCTGGTGCAGGGCCTTGCCATGAAGGCGTGGGAGGAAGGTCTGAACTTCAAGTCCCTGGTTTCAAACAACCCCGGGATAACGGCGGTGCTGAGCGAGGCCGAACTCGAAGACGCGTTCGACTACAGGCGGCAGCTCGGCCGCATCGGCGAGATATTCGATCGAGTCGGGCTATAA
- the purE gene encoding 5-(carboxyamino)imidazole ribonucleotide mutase codes for MEQTSGQAKQPLVSIIMGSASDLSLMSEAAETLETFEVGFEMFIASAHRTPDKVREIAGGAEARGVRVIIAGAGLSAHLPGVIAAHTTLPVIGVPLKSGALNGVDALYSIVQMPPGVPVAAVGVDSARNAALLALQILASGDGAASERLRARMRDYREKMASGVLSKDAELQHKGYKGMTGKA; via the coding sequence ATGGAACAGACTTCTGGGCAGGCCAAGCAGCCGCTCGTGAGTATCATCATGGGGAGCGCTTCGGACCTATCGCTGATGTCAGAAGCCGCCGAGACGCTCGAAACGTTTGAGGTCGGCTTCGAAATGTTTATAGCTTCCGCACACAGGACGCCGGACAAGGTACGCGAGATAGCAGGTGGGGCGGAGGCGAGGGGCGTGCGCGTAATCATCGCGGGCGCCGGTCTCAGCGCACATCTCCCCGGAGTCATCGCGGCGCACACCACCCTCCCCGTCATCGGTGTCCCGCTGAAGAGCGGCGCCCTGAACGGCGTCGACGCGCTGTACTCCATAGTGCAGATGCCTCCAGGGGTTCCGGTTGCCGCGGTCGGGGTGGACTCGGCGAGAAACGCAGCGCTGCTCGCGCTACAAATCCTGGCTTCCGGCGACGGGGCGGCTTCGGAGCGGCTCCGCGCGCGGATGCGCGATTACCGTGAGAAGATGGCTTCCGGCGTGCTGTCGAAAGACGCCGAACTCCAGCATAAGGGCTACAAGGGGATGACTGGCAAGGCGTAA